Proteins co-encoded in one Medicago truncatula cultivar Jemalong A17 chromosome 8, MtrunA17r5.0-ANR, whole genome shotgun sequence genomic window:
- the LOC120577387 gene encoding uncharacterized protein encodes MQGTSRNPSLLMDLSKFSLGMAKANKDVLLHGKVGPDGLYTFPSVSLQSAKSPLSLPFSNNNSNCKLTARSSTCNNHSSFSSQYLWHLRLGHPNNHTLKLVLQQFNIPIINKEKDVSTFCTACSMGKAHR; translated from the exons ATGCAAGGAACATCCAGGAACCCTTCCCTTTTGATGGACCTGAGCAAATTTTCATTGGGAATGGCCAAG GCCAATAAGGATGTTCTGCTGCATGGCAAAGTTGGTCCAGATGGTCTCTATACCTTTCCAAGTGTCTCTCTTCAGTCTGCTAAGTCTCCATTGTCTTTAcctttttcaaataataattcTAATTGCAAACTTACTGCTAGATCTAGCACTTGTAATAATCATTCCTCTTTTAGCTCTCAATACTTGTGGCATCTAAGATTAGGCCATCCTAATAATCATACTCTTAAACTTGTTCTACAACAATTTAATATACCCATTatcaataaagaaaaagatgttTCTACTTTTTGCACAGCTTGTAGTATGGGAAAGGCGCATAGATAA